The genomic DNA GCTGGTGCATTTTGAAGGCTCCAAGGATTTGATCGGTACCTTTGTGCAGGTGAAAATTACGGAGCCTATGACCTTTTACATCAAAGGTGATTTGGTTCAAACTGCCGTGGCGGTCAACGGTTAACAAAATAGCGCAGCAAGGTTTGCATGTGGATCAAATATGAACTGTATGTACGACCTTATTAAGTGAGCAAAGGAGCGATGGACAGTGACAGAGGAGCGGTTGCAACAGTCAAAGCTTCAACCGGCGGCGCGCCAGCATGATCATTTGGTCAATCGCGATATGATATTGGCGAAAGCCCAAGAGTTGGCGGGTATTTTGGGCAACAGTGAGGAAGTGCAGGTATTTCGGAAAGCAGAAGATAAAATTCGCGATCATGAGCGCATCCAGCATCTGATTACAGCGATGAAGAAAAAGCAAAAGGAAATTGTAGCCTTCGAATCCTTGAAGAATCAAACCATGATTGCCAAAATAGAGGCCGAGCTTCAGGAGCTTCAAGAAGAGCTTGACGGTATTCCGATTGTAACGGAGTTTCAACAAAGCCAGGTAGAAATTAATGAGCTGCTGCAAATGGTTATCATGGCAATTCGTGATACAGTTGCCGAAAAGGTGAATGTAGAAGAGGGAAAAAGTACTTCTTCCTCCAATTGCAGTGACTAGAATGATGTATGGTGTGGAGGCTCAGCCTCCACGCCTTTTTTTCAGGAGTAACTTGTAATCATATGTACTGTGCCAGATTCCAAGAGGAAATGGGGCCTCATAGAAAGGATGGAAACAAGGAATGGACATCTTGCGTAGTTTGGTAGAGGGTGAAGTAAATACATTTTGGGAGTATTTGGGCTGTGAATTGATCGAAGCTGATGCAAAAGAGGTACATATCGCTTTACAGGCTGGGCCACAACATACCAACGTGGTGGGTATTGTTCACGGTGGCGTACTCACAACATTGATGGATCAGGCGATGGGGATGGTTAGTATGGTTTCACGCAATATGGAATTATTTGTGACGACGAATCTGAACGTTCATTTTTTGTCAGCGATGAAACAAGGACGATTGGAGGTTAAGGCACGAATTCTCCATCAAGGGGGACGTACCATAACGACGGAGGCGGAAGTGAAGGATAGTGAAGGAACGCTCGGCTGCATGGCTACGGCGACATTCCGGGTATTGCGTAAACAACCAGATCATTTGGATAAGGCCTGACGCTTGACAAAACTTTTTATTATGTCATAATGAATTTATCAAAACGATATAATGTGGTGATGCCAATGGATAACGAACGTATAAACGAAGAGACGCAGAAGGCGTCGTACAACATTAAGAAATATCGCACCCCGGATGGTGCTCCGGCAGATATCGTCATGTTCACCTTAACCAAGCGGGAGCGCAAGACGGTGACAAAGACGTTGCCGATCCGTGAGCTGAAGGTAATGCTTATCAAGCGTCGTAGTTGGCCGTTTGCCGGACGTTGGGCGTTGCCGGGGGGCTTTTGTCAGGAAGATGAATCCATTTACGGAGCTGCCAAGCGCGAGCTGTTAGAGGAAACCGGTGTGGACGGCGGTCATCTGGAGTACCTAGGTGTGTATAGTGGACCTGGGCGTGATCCGCGCGGGTGGATTATATCGCATGCGTTTTTTGCACTGGTAGAGGAATGGATGCTGGAGCAGCGGCAAGCGGCGGATGATGCTTCCGAGGTTGGGCTGTTCACGATCCGTGAAGCGCTGGAGGAATTAGAGCTGGCGTTTGACCACCGGGACATTATTGTGGATGCCTACCGAAAGATTCAGTTGCAAATGCTCCAGACGACGATAGCCAAGCAGTTTTTGCCTCTGCATTTTACATTGGGTGAGCTGTATCAGGTCATTCAAAGTGTCGTACCGGATTTCGAAGAGCCGAACTTTATTCGCAAAATAACGTCGACTCGCAGCAGACAGGGAATATTGGAAGAGGTACGGGACGAGAACGGCAAACCGCTCAGCTCCAATCAGTATTCACAGAGACCGGCACAGCTTTATCGTTTTAGTGACAGGGTGCCGCGGTTGTCTATCTACACTTAATGTAATGTAATAGGTCACATAAAGAAGCGCACAATCCCCAATTTGAGGATGAAGGAGCTGGCCGTACGATGAAGGCATTGATTGTTATTGATTACACGAATGATTTTGTGGACGGCAGTCTGCCTGTAGGCCAACCGGCAATTGAGCTGGATGATCGGATGGCAGCTATTACGCAGTTGTATGTGGATCAGGGGGACTTTGTCGTAATGGCAGTGGATCTGCATGAGGAAAATGATCTTTATCACCCGGAAAGCAAGCTGTTTCCTCCACATAATATTCGTGGAACCGGGGGACGAGATTTGTATGGCAAGCTCCATAACCTCTATGCTACACAGAGTGATTCCATCTATTGGATGGATAAAACACGATACAGCGCCTTTGCTGGCACGGATCTGGAACTCAGGTTGCGTGAACGTGGTATTACGGAAGTTCATTTGATCGGTGTCTGTACGGATATATGTGTACTGCATACGGCTGTAGACGCTTATAACAAAGGTTTTGCGATTACGGTATACAAGGACGCTGTGGCGAGCTTTAATCAGGCTGGACATGATTGGGCTTTGGGTCATTTTCAGGGCAGTCTCGGAGCCGACGTATGGTCGGCTGAGGATACGATTTTACGCCAGAAGAAGTAAATAACTTAACGATTGTGCACCAATATCCGATAACAGTATGGAGTCGGGTATTGGTGACGGATGGACAAGGCGGTACGCCGCTGCAAAACCGGGGACAGTCAGAGAGGATGATTAAGATGCAGTCAACGAGCCTCGCATTACATACAGATAAATATCAAATTAATATGATGTACGCCCACTGGGTGAACGGAAGTCACCAGCGCAAAGCTGTGTTTGAGGCATATTTTCGCAAGCTACCTTTTGGAAACGGATATGCGGTGTTCGCAGGTCTGGAACGCATTGTGAATTATATTGCAAATCTGCGCTTTACAGAAGAGGATATCCGTTACCTCTCAGAGCAAGAGGAGAAGTATGATCCCATGTTTCTGGAGGCATTGCGCCAGTTTAGGTTTGGCGGAACCGTCCATTCGATGAAAGAAGGGGCGCTTGTTTTTCCGAATGAGCCTCTGGTACGCGTCGAAGGAACAATTATGGAAACACAACTGGTTGAGACAGCGTTGTTGAATTTTATGAACTACCAGACGCTGATTGCGACGAAGGCGTCGCGCATCAAGCAGGTTGCAAGCGGAGATACGCTGCTGGAATTTGGCACACGGCGGGCGCAGGAAGCAGATGCGGCGATTTGGGGAGCACGGGCAGCTTATGTAGCGGGCTTTGACGCAACTTCTAATATGCTGGCAGGTGAGCACTTTGGTATTCCGACCAAGGGAACACATGCTCATTCCTGGGTGCAGACCTTTATGAGCGAGCAGGAAGCTTTTGACGTGTATGCGAAGGTTTTACCGGATCAGGTCACACTGCTGGTGGATACCTTTGATACGCTGGAGAGTGGCGTTCCCCATGCGATTCGGACAGCGAAGATGCTGGAGAGTCAGGGTAAACGGATGAATTCGATCCGGCTGGATAGTGGTGACTTGGCTTATTTATCCATTCAGGCTCGGGAAATGCTGGATACCGAAGGGCTGGATTACGTACAAATTGTAGCCTCCAATGATTTGGATGAGAATACAATTTTCAACTTAAAGGCCCAAGGCGCGCGTATCGATGTATGGGGTGTGGGGACACAGCTCATTACAGCTTCGGATCAACCTTCATTGGGCGGGGTGTACAAGCTGGTCGAACGGGAAGTAGAAGGCGAAATGCTGCCGACGATTAAAATTTCGGGCAATCCGGAAAAGGTATCCACACCGGGCAAGAAGGATGTATATCGTATTATAGATAAGAAGAAAGGGAGAGCTGTTGCCGATTATATATCTTTTCCGGACGAAGACCGTCCGCGCAATGGAAAGCGGCTGAAACTCTTTAACCCGTTGCATCCGTACATGAAGAAGTATGTGGAAAATTACGAGGCAGTTCCGATGCTGGAGCCTATTTTCGTAAATGGGCAGAAAGTGTATGAACTTCCCGGTCTGGATGAAATTCGCGCATACCATACTTCCCAGCTGCAACTGTTCTGGCCGGAATATTTGCGGAAAATGAACCCTGAAATTTACCGTGTAAATCTCAGTGAAAAGGTATGGGGGCTGAAACAAAAGCTGATCGACAGCTATATGCAGCCAGAAGTGGAAGAAAAGGAATAGTTTTAAGAGGCACCCTGCAAATGATGGGGTGCCTCTTTGTGTTTCAGAGCGTAAGAGGAAAATCTGTGTGTTATTTGTAAATTTCCCTCATGACATGCCGCAGCTCAGGTATAATAATGCGCTCCATCGCCAAACGGACGGCTCCACGTGAGCCTGGCATTGAAAATACGGCTGTGCGGCCCACGGTGCCAGCTACAGCACGACTCAATATCGCTGCAGAACCAATATCCTCTGCAAAGCTTAAATAACGGAAGATTTCCCCGAATCCGGGCAGTTCCTTATCCAGCAAGGAGGATACGGCCTCATACGTTGTATCTCGCGGGGAAATACCGGTGCCGCCTGTCAGAAGAACAGCCTCAATGTCATCGCGTTCTGCGGCTTCGGATACCAGTTCCCGGATACCAACATAGTCGTCTTTGACGATAACATATCGGACCACCTGATAGCCGTTCGTTTCCAACAGATCCACCAGTAAGCGCCCACCGGTATCTGTTTCCAGCGTACGGGTATCGGAGACGGTTACAACCATGCAGCTAACCTGCTGCGGGGCCTCCCGCCGATGCTCATCTACAGAAGATATATTCATTGCAATGCTCACTCCTCGATCTATGGTTAGACATACTATTTTTACAATAGAGGAATGATTGCGGGTGTGCAAGTCAGGAGCAGGCATCAGGGAGTTGTGTGATTTATCCCCTTGCACGGGTGGGTTGGAATATAGTACACTCCCTTACATAAGTCGGGATTTTTGTCTGGTCATTGATGAAAGCGTGCACAACGGTTGATTAATCTCAATTGTCGGCGGGTAATAATACAGCAGGGTCAACAACAGGGAGGTAATGTATTATGAAACATTCATACCAACAATGCGTGGATGCTTGCCTGGAGTGTATGAACGCTTGCAACGTTTGTTATGTGGCGAGCTTGAAGGAATATGATTTGGCTATGCTGCGCGAGTGTATTCGAGTGAGCCGGGAATGTGCAGAAATATGCGGGTTTGCCGCTCAAATGTTGGAACGTGGAAAGGAATTTGCCGAGCAAATTTGTGAGTTATGTGCCAAAGCCTGTGAAGTATGTGCTACTGAATGCAGTAAGCACTCCCCTGAGCATTGCGAGCAATGTGCAGAAGCCTGCCGCCGTTGTGTTCAGACTTGCCGCCAAATGGTGGCTGTGTAATTACATATTATCAAGTCAACATATGAACAGAAAATAAAAGATTGCTTTCCACTGGATAGGTTTGTATAATGATGGGAATTAACGTCTTGGAACGGGAGAGTAGCAGCGGAGCCATATCATTACAGCGAGCCGGGAAAGGTGGAAGCCGGTATGAGGTCCGATGTGAAGCGCACCCGGGAGGCGGTTGTTCCAACACGGAGTTCCGTTAGTAGATCAGCCCGGCAGACACCGTTATTGGTCATTAGAGTGAAATCGGCGATTATGCATAAGTTCGATGTGTAATCCGATTTACGAAGAGTGGTACCGCGGGGATATTGAAGTTCTCGTCTCTTGAATAATTCAAGAGGCGGGAGCTTTTTTTGTTTGATTTTAATGAAAAAAGGAGAGAAACCTATGCTATTGCCAATCGCTGTTCAAGCTATTTCCGCCCATACAGGCTTGGAGGAAAAGGAGATTTCCTCTTTATTGGAGGTACCGCCACAGCCAGAATGGGGAGATGTGGCGTTTCCCTGTTTTATGATGGCTAAAAAGTTTCGGAAGGCTCCACAGCAAATTGCGCTGGAACTGGCGGAAGCCATAAGCCGTGAAGAAGGACTGACTGCTTCGGCATCAGGGGCCTATGTAAATATAACTTTGGGGCGTTCTGTTCATATTCCACTGATGCTGGCTGAATTGAAGAAACCTGAATTTTTCAAGCCAGATCTCGGACACGGACAGCGGGTAGTGATTGATATGTCTTCGCCCAATATTGCCAAACCGTTTGGTATTGGTCATCTTCGCTCTACTGTCATCGGCGCCGCATTATACCGCATTCTCGGGGAAACAGGGTATGTTCCAATGAGTGTAAATCATCTGGGGGATTGGGGAACACAATTTGGTAAGCAAATTGCGGCTTATAAAAGATGGGGAAATGAGGAGCAGCTACAGCAAGATCCGATTGGAGAGTCACTTAAGCTGTACGTGCGTTTTCATGAGGAAGCCGAGCATGACCCGTCTTTGGAGGACGAAGGTCGAGAATGGTTCCGTCGTCTGGAACATGGAGATAATGAGGCTCAGCGGCTATGGGAGTTTTTTGTTGAAGTCAGCCTGCGTGAATTTAATCGCATGTACGAACGTCTGAACATTACATTCGACCATGGGCTGGGAGAGAGCTTTTACAATGATAAAATGCAGACGGTTGTTGCCCAATTAAGGACGAAAGGTTTGCTGGAAGAAAGCGACGGTGCGCTTGTGGTGCGTCTGGAGGATGAAGAACTGCCGCCTTGTCTGATTTTGAAAAAGGATGGGACGACCATCTATCCAACCCGTGATTTGGCTACGGCGTTCTACCGTCATGAGGTGATGAAAGCTGATCGTTTGCTGTACGTAGTAGGTGGAGAGCAGCAGTTGCATTTCCGGCAGGTATTTGCGGTGCTAAAGCGTGCAGGGGAGTCATGGGCAGAGCGGTGTGAGCATGTGCCGTTTGGTCTGATGCGTTTTGCAGGTGAAAAAATGTCCACAAGACGCGGCAAGGTCGTGAAGCTGGAGGAAGTGCTGGATGAAGCGGTAGCCCGCGCATTAACTATCATCACTCAGAAGAATCCCGATTTACAGGATCAACAGGAAATAGCCGAAGACGTCGGCATCGGGGCAATCATTTTTGGCGACTTAAAAAATAACCGCCTGAACGAAGTGGATTTCTCACTGGAAGATGCATTAACCTTTGAAGGTGAGACAGGTCCTTATGTACAATACACACATGCACGTATACGCAGTCTTTTGGAAAAAGCTTATGCTGGCGCTGGTACGGTGGATGGTTCTGGTATCGACGTTCTTATGAGGGAACATCCAGTATCTGATTACACCGATGCATCAGTTGAAATGCTGGGGGATGCAGGCTGGGCACTGCTTAAGCAGTTGGTTCGTTATCAGGGACAACTGGAACGTGCGGCTAGGCAACTGGAACCTTCGGTTATCGCGAGGTTTGCGCTGGATACGGCGCAGGCGTTCAACCGATTTTATGCCAAGGAACGGATCGTCGATGGTGGGCCGTGGCGCATTCAGTTGGCTGAACAAACTGCTGATATTTTGGCACATACGCTGCATCTTCTTGGCCTGAAAGCACCTTATCAGATGTAGCCCAATATACCTTTTTACAATCAATTTTTGAGTATCTGAAACATTTGTTGATAGTATTGCGTCGATAAGTATAGAAGAAACATAGTAAATATGGAGGTGCATCTCATGAAAAAAAACAAAAGCGTGACAGCAGCTTTGCTCGTGATCTGTTCGTTGGCAGTGGCTACGTCAGCTTCTGCTTTTCGTGATATAAAAGGAAACGAGCAGGAGAAGATTGTAAGTTCGCTTCAGAACAAAGGCATTATTCAGGGCATTACCAAGGATAAGTTTGCGCCTGATCAATCACTTACGTATGCACAAGGGGTGCATATGGTCGTTAATGCGATGGATCTTCAGGTTATGCCGGATTTCACGACGGGTTCCTTCGCCAATATTTCGTCTTCGGCATGGTATGCCAAGTCCTATCGAATCGCAGCTCAACACCAAATTCCTTTGTCACCGGATATTGATCCAAGCACCCAGATGACAAGAGAACAATTCGCGAATATACTGTACAAAGCGGTTAGTGCAACCGGAGAATATCCAACAGTCCGCATGTACATTAATGTTGCGGATGGCAAGAAGCTGGACCAGGATTCAAGCGAAGCTGTTCAGTTCCTGTTGTTGACCAAAATTGCTAAATTGGATGAAAAGAGCAACTTTAATCCGGAACGTAAAGTAACCCGAATGGAGGCAGCGGAGATGGTCTATCATGCATCCGAATTTGTGCAAAATCATAATCCGGTTGAATCCACTCCAGAAAATCCGGCTGAGCCTTCAGATCCGGGCCAGCAAAATGGGATTAGTATGAGCATAGAGAAGGCAAATGATCAGCAGAACAAGATAACATTAACCCGTTTGCAGGCACCTAATCCCGGTTACGGCATTGAGGTCGATCATATCGACTACGTAGATGACACCAATGCAGTGATTTACTACAAGCTGACAAGTCCAAAGCCGGGGGAAATGAACATCCAGGTCATTACAGATACCCAGACAAGCACACTGGTGGACAGCAAGTATAAAGTGACGATTAAGGCGGTAGAAGGAACGGTTTTTCCTCCTTCAGGATCAGGCACCTCGGTAGCTCAATAATAGTCGTATCCTTACACTTGAAGCACGTGTTTAGAAAAAGTAAAACAGCAAGTCTCCATTGTGTTTATTCGGAGACTTGCTGTTTTTTTTATGCATGCTTTGTGTGCTTAATTTATGCGCTTCCTCCAGCCAAGCCGGGGCCATTTTGACCTGTGCCCGGTTTCTGCAAGGAAATGGTACCTGCTCGGGTACCGGCTTTTCCAGAAGTGGCAGCTCCTGCTGGTACAGCAGTTTGCTCTGCAAGTAAAGCTTCGTGTTCCGACGATGCACTAGAGGATGCATTTGTAGCTGTTCCCGTCGTTCCTGACTGGAGCTGATACATCTGGAAGTAGCGACCACCCTGAGCCATAAGCTCGTCATGGTTGCCTCGCTCGACAATTTCACCTCGATGCAGTACCAGAATTTGGTCCGCACTGCGGATGGTCGACAGACGGTGAGCAATGATGAAGGTAGTACGCCCCTTCTTGAGTACCTCCAGCGCAGATTGGATAAGCGCCTCGGTTTCGGTATCAATATTGGCGGTAGCTTCATCGAGAATCAGAATCGCCGGATCGAAGGCCAGCGCGCGGGCGAAGGAAATGAGCTGACGCTGCCCGGCTGATAAAGTACTCCCTTTTTCGATCACGGGCTCATCAAAGCCTTGCGGCAAGTGGGCCAGCAGTTTGTCAGCCCCGACATCACACAGTGCTTTGTTCACCTGTTCTCTGGTAATCCGGCTGTCTCCCAGACTGACGTTGGAGGCTACTGTACCTGTAAACAAATACGGATCTTGAAGAACGATACCCATATGATGGCGCAGCCACTGCTTTGGTATGTCCTTGACAGAGGTTCCGTCAATCGTGATCGTTCCTTTTTGAGGATCATAAAACCGGAACAGCAGGTTAATAATTGAGCTTTTTCCAGATCCGGTATGTCCGACGAGAGCAACCGTTTGGCCGGGATGTGCAGTAAAGGAAATATGCTTAAGGACATCATCCTTTTTGTAGGCAAAGGTCACATCGTCGAACTCCACCAGACCTTTGTAACGCGGCATCGTGCCGTCCGTTACCTGTTCTCCGGTTTCATCCATCAGTTCAAATACCCGTCCTGAGGATACGATGGAAGTATCCAGTACGGCGAGTTGATTGACC from Paenibacillus sp. FSL R10-2782 includes the following:
- a CDS encoding MogA/MoaB family molybdenum cofactor biosynthesis protein; translated protein: MNISSVDEHRREAPQQVSCMVVTVSDTRTLETDTGGRLLVDLLETNGYQVVRYVIVKDDYVGIRELVSEAAERDDIEAVLLTGGTGISPRDTTYEAVSSLLDKELPGFGEIFRYLSFAEDIGSAAILSRAVAGTVGRTAVFSMPGSRGAVRLAMERIIIPELRHVMREIYK
- the argS gene encoding arginine--tRNA ligase, with translation MLLPIAVQAISAHTGLEEKEISSLLEVPPQPEWGDVAFPCFMMAKKFRKAPQQIALELAEAISREEGLTASASGAYVNITLGRSVHIPLMLAELKKPEFFKPDLGHGQRVVIDMSSPNIAKPFGIGHLRSTVIGAALYRILGETGYVPMSVNHLGDWGTQFGKQIAAYKRWGNEEQLQQDPIGESLKLYVRFHEEAEHDPSLEDEGREWFRRLEHGDNEAQRLWEFFVEVSLREFNRMYERLNITFDHGLGESFYNDKMQTVVAQLRTKGLLEESDGALVVRLEDEELPPCLILKKDGTTIYPTRDLATAFYRHEVMKADRLLYVVGGEQQLHFRQVFAVLKRAGESWAERCEHVPFGLMRFAGEKMSTRRGKVVKLEEVLDEAVARALTIITQKNPDLQDQQEIAEDVGIGAIIFGDLKNNRLNEVDFSLEDALTFEGETGPYVQYTHARIRSLLEKAYAGAGTVDGSGIDVLMREHPVSDYTDASVEMLGDAGWALLKQLVRYQGQLERAARQLEPSVIARFALDTAQAFNRFYAKERIVDGGPWRIQLAEQTADILAHTLHLLGLKAPYQM
- a CDS encoding NUDIX hydrolase gives rise to the protein MDNERINEETQKASYNIKKYRTPDGAPADIVMFTLTKRERKTVTKTLPIRELKVMLIKRRSWPFAGRWALPGGFCQEDESIYGAAKRELLEETGVDGGHLEYLGVYSGPGRDPRGWIISHAFFALVEEWMLEQRQAADDASEVGLFTIREALEELELAFDHRDIIVDAYRKIQLQMLQTTIAKQFLPLHFTLGELYQVIQSVVPDFEEPNFIRKITSTRSRQGILEEVRDENGKPLSSNQYSQRPAQLYRFSDRVPRLSIYT
- a CDS encoding YlbF family regulator; translation: MTEERLQQSKLQPAARQHDHLVNRDMILAKAQELAGILGNSEEVQVFRKAEDKIRDHERIQHLITAMKKKQKEIVAFESLKNQTMIAKIEAELQELQEELDGIPIVTEFQQSQVEINELLQMVIMAIRDTVAEKVNVEEGKSTSSSNCSD
- a CDS encoding PaaI family thioesterase, with protein sequence MDILRSLVEGEVNTFWEYLGCELIEADAKEVHIALQAGPQHTNVVGIVHGGVLTTLMDQAMGMVSMVSRNMELFVTTNLNVHFLSAMKQGRLEVKARILHQGGRTITTEAEVKDSEGTLGCMATATFRVLRKQPDHLDKA
- a CDS encoding isochorismatase family cysteine hydrolase, translating into MKALIVIDYTNDFVDGSLPVGQPAIELDDRMAAITQLYVDQGDFVVMAVDLHEENDLYHPESKLFPPHNIRGTGGRDLYGKLHNLYATQSDSIYWMDKTRYSAFAGTDLELRLRERGITEVHLIGVCTDICVLHTAVDAYNKGFAITVYKDAVASFNQAGHDWALGHFQGSLGADVWSAEDTILRQKK
- a CDS encoding nicotinate phosphoribosyltransferase — its product is MQSTSLALHTDKYQINMMYAHWVNGSHQRKAVFEAYFRKLPFGNGYAVFAGLERIVNYIANLRFTEEDIRYLSEQEEKYDPMFLEALRQFRFGGTVHSMKEGALVFPNEPLVRVEGTIMETQLVETALLNFMNYQTLIATKASRIKQVASGDTLLEFGTRRAQEADAAIWGARAAYVAGFDATSNMLAGEHFGIPTKGTHAHSWVQTFMSEQEAFDVYAKVLPDQVTLLVDTFDTLESGVPHAIRTAKMLESQGKRMNSIRLDSGDLAYLSIQAREMLDTEGLDYVQIVASNDLDENTIFNLKAQGARIDVWGVGTQLITASDQPSLGGVYKLVEREVEGEMLPTIKISGNPEKVSTPGKKDVYRIIDKKKGRAVADYISFPDEDRPRNGKRLKLFNPLHPYMKKYVENYEAVPMLEPIFVNGQKVYELPGLDEIRAYHTSQLQLFWPEYLRKMNPEIYRVNLSEKVWGLKQKLIDSYMQPEVEEKE
- a CDS encoding four-helix bundle copper-binding protein, producing MKHSYQQCVDACLECMNACNVCYVASLKEYDLAMLRECIRVSRECAEICGFAAQMLERGKEFAEQICELCAKACEVCATECSKHSPEHCEQCAEACRRCVQTCRQMVAV
- a CDS encoding S-layer homology domain-containing protein: MKKNKSVTAALLVICSLAVATSASAFRDIKGNEQEKIVSSLQNKGIIQGITKDKFAPDQSLTYAQGVHMVVNAMDLQVMPDFTTGSFANISSSAWYAKSYRIAAQHQIPLSPDIDPSTQMTREQFANILYKAVSATGEYPTVRMYINVADGKKLDQDSSEAVQFLLLTKIAKLDEKSNFNPERKVTRMEAAEMVYHASEFVQNHNPVESTPENPAEPSDPGQQNGISMSIEKANDQQNKITLTRLQAPNPGYGIEVDHIDYVDDTNAVIYYKLTSPKPGEMNIQVITDTQTSTLVDSKYKVTIKAVEGTVFPPSGSGTSVAQ